A single window of Halanaerobiales bacterium DNA harbors:
- a CDS encoding thiamine pyrophosphate-dependent enzyme, which translates to MFEETNNTAWCPGCGNFPLRIALKDALNELELKPEEVAMFTGIGQAAKMPHYLNINGFNGLHGRSFPPAVGMRIANHKIKVIVESGDGCSYGEGGNHILHNIRRNPDLVQLVHDNQIYGLTKGQASPTTEANLKTKVQPNGVNAEPLNPIKFALSMGASFVARGFVGDREHLSNLIKEAMNHRGYALIDILQPCVSFNKLNTYKWYSQRVKKMEDHDSSDYYQALKLSEKWGEEIPIGVFYKEEKQTFRDRLSHLDDTPLVDKSTDLEEMEDLMKEFK; encoded by the coding sequence ATGTTTGAAGAAACTAATAATACTGCCTGGTGTCCAGGATGTGGTAATTTTCCACTCAGAATAGCTCTCAAAGATGCTCTAAATGAACTTGAATTAAAACCAGAAGAAGTAGCAATGTTTACAGGAATTGGACAGGCTGCAAAAATGCCTCATTATTTAAATATAAATGGTTTTAATGGTTTACATGGCCGGTCATTTCCTCCAGCTGTTGGGATGAGAATAGCTAATCATAAAATAAAGGTGATTGTTGAATCAGGTGATGGTTGTAGTTATGGAGAAGGTGGAAACCATATTCTGCATAATATTAGACGTAATCCTGATCTAGTACAATTAGTTCATGATAATCAAATATATGGTTTAACTAAAGGTCAGGCCTCACCAACAACTGAAGCAAATTTAAAAACTAAAGTACAGCCTAATGGTGTAAATGCTGAACCTCTTAATCCAATTAAATTTGCCTTAAGTATGGGAGCAAGTTTTGTGGCCCGGGGCTTTGTTGGAGATAGAGAACACTTAAGTAATCTTATCAAAGAAGCAATGAATCATCGTGGATATGCTTTGATAGATATTTTACAACCCTGTGTATCTTTTAATAAATTAAACACTTACAAGTGGTATAGTCAAAGAGTTAAAAAAATGGAGGACCATGATAGTTCTGATTACTATCAGGCTTTAAAGCTTTCAGAAAAATGGGGAGAAGAGATACCTATTGGTGTCTTCTATAAAGAAGAAAAACAGACTTTTAGAGACAGGTTATCACATTTAGATGATACTCCTTTAGTTGATAAGAGTACAGATCTTGAGGAAATGGAAGATTTAATGAAAGAATTTAAATAA